The region GATCGCAACGATATTCAAATAGGAATCGAACAGCTAAAAACCTTCTCAGCTATCGCTACTAAGCTAGGAAAAGACCCGTCCACAATCTCAAAAGAAGTTCGCAGAAATCGAGTGGTTAAAGAAAATTCTGTGACATCCAATTGTGAGGCCTGCCCTCTACTCAAAAAGGCTCCTTACGTTTGTAATGCCTGTCCGAAAAAGAGATGCAATTGTGGATACCAGAAACAGTTCTACTACGCAAAAAGAGCTCAGCTGGATTATGAAGCTAAGCTCTCAGATTCGAGAACAGGTGTTGCCCTAAACAAGGAAGAATTCTATCGCATGGACGAGATTGTCTCTTCTGCCATCAAAAAAGGACAACACCTCAACCACATCATCGCCTCAAATGAACTGTCGGCATCCAGAGCTTCTATCTAAAGATACCTTGAAAAGGGCTATCTGTCCACAAAGCCTATTGCTTTCCCCGTGTCGTGAAATTCAGAAAGCGGAGAACCAGAAATCTCCAACCCATTCCTAAAACTGCTAGAGAAGGACGGTCTTACGAGGACTTCCAAGGCTTTCTTACTAAGAATGATATCAGCTACTGGCTGGAAATGGACTCCGTTACTGGAAGGATTGGAGGAAAGGTACTTCTCACTTTTAACCTTTCCTACTGCAACTTTATTTTCGCTCGGTTACTGGATAATAAAACAGCTAATGAGGTCGCTAAACACCTCTACGCTATCAAGAATGACCTACACCAGAAAGAGATGAGCTTCTGCGAACTATTCCCTGTCATTCTGACCGATAATGGCGGTGAATTCGCTAGAGTAGACGATATCGAAATGGATGTTCGTGGAGAATCTAAACTCTTCTTCTGTGACCCAAATCGTTCTGACCAGAAGGGGAGAATTGAGAAAAATCACACGCTTATCAGAGATATTCTCCCTAAAGGAACTAGCTTCGATAACTTGACACAGGATGACATCAACCTAGTTTGTTCACATGTCAACAGCGTCAAACGAGCTTCTTTCAACGGAAAATCAGCCTATGAACTCTTTACCTTTACCTACGGTGAGGAAGTGGCAACACTTCTCGGTATCTCTAAAATTGACCCTGAAAACGTCATCCAATCACCTCGATTATTAGATAAATAATCGCTAGTTTTTATCAGAAAATAATTTCAAAATAGAAAGGAACTTGTCCCGTCCTAAATTCCAGATGACTAGAACTTACTTTGAGACGTCTCAGAGCCAGTAACTTTAGTGTACCCTTTTTTCAATATTTTCAGGCCTAAAACTCACTATTATCAGCATTTTTAGTCAAAAAAGAACTTAGTCTGAGACTAAATTCTGTTGATTTTATGCGGTTTTCTCAGAGTAACTTCTGGAAGGACGGGAACTAGAACTTACTTTGAGAATTTACCTATACCTTTGTAACAAAATGAAAAACTTATACGCACAGATATCCATTCAGAAATAAAGTATGTTAAAATGTAAGCATATAAGTCTCCAATTGTTCTTGAAAACAGTTATTTTTATTATGCAGGTAGAGCGAAATAATACTGGTTGGGGCTTTAAAACAATCAAAAAAGCAAGGAGAATAATATTGAAATTAGACAACCCTCAGAGTATTTTCAATATGGGAGATACATCAATCAGAGTAAAACAACTAGTAGAAGTCAATAGACTGATTTTAAAACATACTAAAGAGTATATGGGAGAGGAATTCGTTTGGGAGCGTAACGCAACCTTACAAGAGGACTTCTATAAATCGTTCATTGATGAAATTGTAAGACTTGAAGAAAAAGACGGAATAGAATTATTTTCCGATTTTAAACGAGCCAAAAATTATAAAGTAAATTCAAATAAACTTGGAATGAGGGGGAGAACATTAACTAATGCTTTAATGAAAACTGGTCTTATCTCCTCAAAAAGAAAAGTTAGTAATGTTGGACAAGCCTATCTGGATAATTCTTTAAGTAAACCCGATCAGATTGAAGAGATATTGGGACTAAGTGAAGATAATTTAGTATATTTAAGACAATATTTGAAACTCAGAATCTATTCATCCAACTCAGACGACTATTTTTATAATTTTAGATTTGCTCTATTATTCTTGAGTAAATTTGATAATGTACCCCAGCAAGATTTTTTAAAAATTATAGAATCAATCAAACCTGGACAAAGTTCCCAAGAATTATTTGAAATTATTAAAGAATATCAAACAGTTCTTGATAATAATGAAACTTTTGAAGAATATTATGAGCGGATGTTTATTTCTACACTTCGACCTACTTCAACTTTAAAAGAAGTCAGACAAATGTTCATTGATAAAGACTTTTCTGATGCTAATTTTATAAAATATTTTGAAAATCGAGATAGTAACAGTACTTCGTTGTTATACAAAAAATTTGTACTGCTACTTTTGGACTTTTCAAACAAACCTTCTATTTCTCTGATGTCAGAGATTGAAAAATTATCGAAAAATGCCAAGATAAAAAAAGCATTTGGAGAAGGAAAAATACCGTTTCGTTTCAAGAGAAATATGTCTCTTTCAGATTTTATTGAAGAAAATTCCGATAACAAACTTTTAAGCAAAGATGGCTACCAAATATATTTGCAATTTATATTCAGTAAACATAACGATCTAATCAGAGAATATTCTGATATGTGCCGTAGAACATTTCAAATTACAGGTTTAATTAGCTTTGATAATGGACTAGTGAACTTAAATAATAAATGGATTATTGCTCCACTTCTTGATCTTATTGAGGATAAGTTCGTAATTACAGGTGAAGATAGTTACTCTGAATATGAAATAAACGAAAATAGTTTTTGGTTTGCTAACAATACAATGAAGGATATTTTGGCCATTTCTGATGAAGAAATATCATTACTTTTTAATAGTTTAGGAGAAAGATTCGGAACAACAGAATTATCTTCAATAAACAATTTAATCGAACAACAGCGGGAACAAGAGTATCGAGAATTTATTGAAAACCACTTCCC is a window of Streptococcus hyointestinalis DNA encoding:
- a CDS encoding AlwI family type II restriction endonuclease produces the protein MKTVIFIMQVERNNTGWGFKTIKKARRIILKLDNPQSIFNMGDTSIRVKQLVEVNRLILKHTKEYMGEEFVWERNATLQEDFYKSFIDEIVRLEEKDGIELFSDFKRAKNYKVNSNKLGMRGRTLTNALMKTGLISSKRKVSNVGQAYLDNSLSKPDQIEEILGLSEDNLVYLRQYLKLRIYSSNSDDYFYNFRFALLFLSKFDNVPQQDFLKIIESIKPGQSSQELFEIIKEYQTVLDNNETFEEYYERMFISTLRPTSTLKEVRQMFIDKDFSDANFIKYFENRDSNSTSLLYKKFVLLLLDFSNKPSISLMSEIEKLSKNAKIKKAFGEGKIPFRFKRNMSLSDFIEENSDNKLLSKDGYQIYLQFIFSKHNDLIREYSDMCRRTFQITGLISFDNGLVNLNNKWIIAPLLDLIEDKFVITGEDSYSEYEINENSFWFANNTMKDILAISDEEISLLFNSLGERFGTTELSSINNLIEQQREQEYREFIENHFPVEKVTEILEYIKIRDDQQVFNLVTESATIPTIFEYILTIAWYYISKDKEFFIHKTFQVSLDGSKLPLTHRGGGAGDIEIVNGKYALLIEATLMDMNTQKRGELEPVIRHSINFSLENRNSQTIFIANELDNNVLNMFRATQFIQFNGTLNAGTVNGLNIFGMTTDEVIKILNKGIVDEDILNKISVHNNNAPIFIKNNWRDSIVREILD